In Peptostreptococcus equinus, the DNA window GAAAATTTCTGATGATAAAGAGCCACTACAGTGGCAAATTATCTTATTTTGAATATTAAATTGCGATACTAAACTCCACATTTCAGATATTTTGTCATCTGGAGTCGTAATTATTAAGATATTACATTTTTCTACTAGCTTTTCTAAATTAATAAATTTAGCAGAATTTGTAAACTTAGCTGCGAAATTTGAACTCTCTTTGGTACGACTATAAAATCCAACTAATTTATAATTTTCATCCTCAGAAATAGATTTTCCAATAGATACGCCTACTTTTCCTGCTCCAATTATTCCAATTTTATGCATAAGTTATCACCTCCATAATAGAGTGCAATACTAATATTAAGATAATTTTATTCAAAATGTGTAGTTTCCTTCGAATACCACCAATTAAAATTTAACATATTATAAGTATTAAAGCAATATTTTTGAATATTTTTTCACATTCATTATAGATTTTTAATTTCATATATATATTTTTTTGAGAATTCTAGAAATTTTAAAGCTGCAGGTGAAATTATAGACTTTTTTGGATAAGCTATGCCTATTTCTATCATTTGTTTTGGATCTATGGATTTGTATAGTACATCTGCTGTTAATGTTTTTGATATTAGACCATTTACTAAACTTACTCCCAAATTTGATTCCACTAAATAGCAAGCAGCATAAGAATCTAATGTTGAAAATTTCTTATTTGCCATTATATTATTATGTTGAAAAACTCTAGAATTATCTGTTTCAAGTCCCGGATATATCTCAATAAAGGCATCATTTTGAAAACTGGATATTGGATATTTATCTACATTACATAATGTGTGATTTTTGGGAATCATAGCCAGCAATTCATCATGAAAAAGATATATCCAATCATGATTTCCTTCTCTTTTACTAATTATACAGAAATCTGCTTTTCTATCTTCTACTTCCTTGCTCAACTTACTACTAGTACCTTCCACTATATTTACTTCTATATAAGGATATACCCTATTAAATTCGTATATTAATTTAGATAGCCATTTATAATACTGTCCATAAGCTGTTCCAACTGATATAGCCCCTATATTAACTCCCTTTATTTCAGCGGAAATCTGATTAAACTGATCTTCCCAATATATAATCTCATTTATTGATGGCATTAATTTAGTGCATTCATCTGTTGGAATAACACCATTTTTATTTCTTATTAATAGTGGAAAACCAACTTGATTTTC includes these proteins:
- a CDS encoding LysR family transcriptional regulator, whose translation is MDIEKIKILKEAINLGSLSSVAEKYKYTASGISKMVNSLENQVGFPLLIRNKNGVIPTDECTKLMPSINEIIYWEDQFNQISAEIKGVNIGAISVGTAYGQYYKWLSKLIYEFNRVYPYIEVNIVEGTSSKLSKEVEDRKADFCIISKREGNHDWIYLFHDELLAMIPKNHTLCNVDKYPISSFQNDAFIEIYPGLETDNSRVFQHNNIMANKKFSTLDSYAACYLVESNLGVSLVNGLISKTLTADVLYKSIDPKQMIEIGIAYPKKSIISPAALKFLEFSKKYIYEIKNL